In the Desulfitobacterium hafniense DCB-2 genome, TCCGCCCCTTCCTCGACATCGAGGGCCGTCTCGATCATGGCTTCATTGCCGTTAGGAGGGTCCATTTGATAAGTGCGGCGATCTCCGAATTGAGGGGCCGAACCGGCCGCCTCACGAAAGGGTCCATAGAAGGCAGAAGCGAATTTGGCCGCATAGGACATAATCGGAATATCCGTATAGCCGGCTTCGTCCAAAGCTTCCCGGATCGCTCCCACCCTGCCGTCCATCATATCTGAAGGCGCTACCATATCCGCCCCGGCTTCAGCATGAGAAACCGCTGTCTGAGCCAGCAATTTCAGGGTAGGATCATTGAGCACCCGGCCATCCTGGATCACTCCGCAATGTCCATGATCCGTGTATTCACAGAGGCAGACATCGGTGATCACATAAAGGTCCGGATAATGTTTCTTGGTCAGACGAACAGCTTCCTGGATGATACCGTGCTGGTCATAGGCCCCGGTCCCTGCTGCATCTTTGGACTCGGGCAGACCAAAGAGCAAGACAGCCGGAATTCCCGCCTCCACCACATCCTTTAGAGCCACTATATACTCATCCAAGGAGTAATTATACACTCCGGGCATGGAGGAAACGGGGATCTTTTTCTTCTCCCCAAACGTGACAAACATCGGGTAAATCAAATCCTCAATCCGGACATGATGTTCCCGGACCATTCTGCGGATGGCTGCACTGCTTCTTAATCTCCTGGGGCGTCTAATCATTGGCATTTGTTCATTCCTCCTCCATTTCCCTACACTATACCGATCTCTTCATCGGTCAAGTAGCAGGCTGGATCGGATTCCCAGAAATCTCCGGTGACAGCTTCCGCACGGGTGCGGAAATTGCCGTTACAGTTATTTAAGTACTGACAGCGGGCGCAACGGCCTTTGAGAAGGGGTTTGCGATCCTTTAACCCAGCCAGGATAGGATGGTTCAGATCCGTCCAGATCTCTCCGAATTTCCGTTCCCGCACATTGCCGAAGGTGATATGTTGAGTAAATTGATCCGGATGCACATAGCCCAGAGGGTCTACTTCCCCGAAAGCGATCCCGGAGCGGTTGCCTCCGTTCATGCTGATCAATTCCTTGATTTTTTGAGCCTTCTCCGGGTCATCCTTTAACGTACGCAGGTAAAGATAAACCCCGTCACAGTGGTTATCCACCGTTAAAATCTCTTTGCGGAGTCCCCGTTCTTCAAAGTCGATGGTCCGCCGGATGATGGTCTCCATGGCCTGTCTGGACTGCTCGGGGGTGACATCCTCAGCGATCATTTGATTGCCCCGTCCGGAATAGACCAGGTGATAGAAGCAGACCCGATCGATATTTTCTTCTTCAATAAAGTCAAAGATCTTATCCAGCTCCGCATAATTATGGCTATTAATCGTAAAGCGCAGCCCTACCCGCTGGCCTACGGCGACACAGTTCTGAATGCCCGCCATGGCCGCTTGGAAAGCCCCTTGCTTGCCGCGGAATTTATCATTAACCTCCCGCAAGCCATCCAAGGAGATGCCCACATAGCCTACGCCAATGTTTTTAATGCGTTGGGCCACTTCCCTGGTGATCAAGGTGCCATTGGTGGATAGAGTGGGACGGATCCCTTTGGCGGCGGCATATTCAGCCAGTTCAAAAAAATCCGGGCGAATCAAGGGTTCCCCCCCTGAGAAAAGCAGCACCGGCACTTTAAAATCGGCCAAATCATCAATAAAGCGTTTGGCCTCTTCTGTGGTCAATTCACCTTGATACTTTTGGGCATCGGATTCCATATAACAGTGGGCGCATTGCAAATTGCAGGTCCGGGTCGAGTTCCAGACCACCACCGGACCTGATCCGGAAGTGGTTCCGTGCATAGACCCTTTTGACCCTTTGCTGTAGCGCAGCGAATCACCGAAGTACTCTGTATTAAAAAGCAATTTTGTTAAACTGATCATTCCTCGTTCCCCCTTGCCAGAGTCTCAAGCAGCCCCTTAATAGTATACTGCTTTGCTTCCCGGTAAATGCTCAACCCAAATTCCTGAGCTGTTTTGCTGGTAATGGGACCGATAGAATAGAGTTTAACTCCATCCAAAAGGCTTTGCCTGCCATCAATTAATTGCAGGAAATTGCGTACTGTGGAGGAACTGGTAAAGGTAACAGCCGCTACAGCTTTCTCCTCCAGCAACTTCATCAATTCCTCCTTGTTGGCATTCCCCAAAACTGTACGATAGGTGGGAACATCCCAGACATCCGCCCCTAAAGCTTTCAGGGATTCGGGCAGAATATCCCGGGCTTCTTCGGCCCGGGCCAGGAGCACACTTTGACCGGGCAGAACCCGGCTGGCCAGCCCTTCGATGATTTTTTCAGCACGATATTCTTCAGGAACAAAAGAGACCTTCAGGCAGCGCTTCTCCAAAGCATCTCTGGTGGCCGGACCGATAGCGACCACATCCATACCGGCCAGATCACGAACGTCCCTGCCCTGCTCCATGAGAACTTTAAAGAATTCCTCCACGCCGTTGACACTGGTAAAGATCAGCCATTCAAACCGCTTCAGGTTCTTGATGGCCTGAATCAGGGGCTGAGGGTCCCTGGGGGGTACGATTTCAATCGCCGGAAACTCCCAGGGTTCTCCGCCCAGATCTTCAATGCCTTGAGACAAGGCGCTGGCTTGATGCCTGGCCCGGGTCACAATGATCCGCTGACCGAAGAGAGGTCTCTTTTCGAACCATTGCAGTTTCTCCCTTAGTTGAACAACCTCTCCCACGATGATGATCGAGGGGTTGGTAAAGCCTTCTTCCTTTACCAATTGAGCAATATTTTGAAGTTCACCGACCAGCACCCTTTGTTCCGGCCGGGTCCCCCATTGGATAATTCCCACAGGGGTTGACGGTGAACGGCCATTTTCCATAAGTTTAGTGGCGATCAAGGACAGATTTTCCATGCCCATCAAAAAGATTAAAGTCCCGTGAGCCGTGGCTAAATGTTCCCAAGCCAAAGCCGAGCTGTTTTTAGTGGGGTCTTCATGACCGG is a window encoding:
- the hemB gene encoding porphobilinogen synthase is translated as MPMIRRPRRLRSSAAIRRMVREHHVRIEDLIYPMFVTFGEKKKIPVSSMPGVYNYSLDEYIVALKDVVEAGIPAVLLFGLPESKDAAGTGAYDQHGIIQEAVRLTKKHYPDLYVITDVCLCEYTDHGHCGVIQDGRVLNDPTLKLLAQTAVSHAEAGADMVAPSDMMDGRVGAIREALDEAGYTDIPIMSYAAKFASAFYGPFREAAGSAPQFGDRRTYQMDPPNGNEAMIETALDVEEGADMLIVKPALAYGDITYRTKEQFGLPIVAYNVSGEYAMVKAAAEKGWIDEKRVVMESLVSMKRAGADLIITYHALDAARWIKEEQS
- the nirJ1 gene encoding putative heme d1 biosynthesis radical SAM protein NirJ1; this encodes MISLTKLLFNTEYFGDSLRYSKGSKGSMHGTTSGSGPVVVWNSTRTCNLQCAHCYMESDAQKYQGELTTEEAKRFIDDLADFKVPVLLFSGGEPLIRPDFFELAEYAAAKGIRPTLSTNGTLITREVAQRIKNIGVGYVGISLDGLREVNDKFRGKQGAFQAAMAGIQNCVAVGQRVGLRFTINSHNYAELDKIFDFIEEENIDRVCFYHLVYSGRGNQMIAEDVTPEQSRQAMETIIRRTIDFEERGLRKEILTVDNHCDGVYLYLRTLKDDPEKAQKIKELISMNGGNRSGIAFGEVDPLGYVHPDQFTQHITFGNVRERKFGEIWTDLNHPILAGLKDRKPLLKGRCARCQYLNNCNGNFRTRAEAVTGDFWESDPACYLTDEEIGIV
- the cobA gene encoding uroporphyrinogen-III C-methyltransferase: MDKGYVYLVGAGPGDPKLITVKGAECIAKADVLIYDRLASRRLLTLARPDCELIYVGKSPDRHTLRQEEINALLVQKGLEGKIVTRLKGGDPFVFGRGGEEAEDLLQAGIPFDIVPGVTSAISVPAYAGIPVTHRDLTSSFAVITGHEDPTKNSSALAWEHLATAHGTLIFLMGMENLSLIATKLMENGRSPSTPVGIIQWGTRPEQRVLVGELQNIAQLVKEEGFTNPSIIIVGEVVQLREKLQWFEKRPLFGQRIIVTRARHQASALSQGIEDLGGEPWEFPAIEIVPPRDPQPLIQAIKNLKRFEWLIFTSVNGVEEFFKVLMEQGRDVRDLAGMDVVAIGPATRDALEKRCLKVSFVPEEYRAEKIIEGLASRVLPGQSVLLARAEEARDILPESLKALGADVWDVPTYRTVLGNANKEELMKLLEEKAVAAVTFTSSSTVRNFLQLIDGRQSLLDGVKLYSIGPITSKTAQEFGLSIYREAKQYTIKGLLETLARGNEE